A window of the Lolium perenne isolate Kyuss_39 chromosome 7, Kyuss_2.0, whole genome shotgun sequence genome harbors these coding sequences:
- the LOC127315037 gene encoding uncharacterized protein: protein MEVDVPMDSAPLISSVLMETDSGSEGSPSKNMSEMDSEADVDEQLEVVDDSERLPLGQPTAGGVPRRRRTRTVAAGPARKSARLRVPAAAATVMERAQERTASKNLEGVEASG, encoded by the coding sequence ATGGAGGTTGATGTGCCGATGGACTCTGCTCCGCTAATTTCGTCGGTGCTGATGGAGACGGACTCCGGTTCGGAGGGCTCCCCGTCCAAGAACATGTCAGAGATGGACTCGGAGGCGGACGTGGACGAGCAGCTGGAGGTCGTGGATGACTCGGAGCGTCTTCCCCTCGGCCAGCCTACTGCTGGTGGGGTCCCGCGCCGCCGTCGCACCAGGACCGTCGCCGCTGGGCCTGCTCGCAAGAGCGCCCGCCTGAGGGTTCCGGCGGCGGCCGCGACGGTGATGGAGCGCGCTCAGGAGAGGACGGCGTCGAAGAACCTTGAAG